A genomic stretch from Bdellovibrionota bacterium includes:
- a CDS encoding phosphotransferase yields the protein MPAPDAIPTKLTESLPALLKPLGISAGWNVSKLTGDASLRTYFRISAGEKKFVAMKLADTGFNSPAEEITKTSREIKELPFIDVQKYLWARKVRVPEIFGVDRERGVLLLEDFGDEILVEKVIAAPEHQVRLLYETSLDELERISTIPKNDPRSCIAFARKFDRDLYNWEFHHFVEYSLDKRLKRPPSSADRQRIVLQLEGLTDRYLSWEFVFCHRDYHSRNLMLLSNGPKPKLGVIDFQDALLAPLFYDLASLLRDSYVTLEPKLQDDLVEVYRQRMKKQNLMGTDSRDAFRRAFDFMGLHRNLKAAGRFCYIDQVKGNPRYLEAVPRSLAYVEGTLKRYPELKKLSEVLLPYLADLSRSCPK from the coding sequence ATGCCCGCCCCCGACGCCATCCCGACGAAATTGACCGAATCCCTTCCGGCACTCCTAAAACCGTTGGGGATTTCCGCCGGCTGGAACGTGTCCAAGCTGACCGGCGACGCCTCGCTTCGCACGTATTTCCGAATCTCCGCCGGAGAGAAGAAATTCGTCGCCATGAAACTGGCCGACACCGGCTTTAATTCTCCTGCGGAAGAAATCACCAAGACCTCCCGGGAAATTAAAGAGCTCCCGTTCATCGACGTTCAAAAATATCTATGGGCCCGGAAGGTACGCGTTCCGGAAATTTTTGGCGTCGACCGGGAACGGGGCGTTCTCCTCCTGGAAGATTTCGGTGACGAGATTCTCGTCGAAAAGGTGATCGCTGCTCCCGAACACCAGGTGCGGCTTTTGTATGAAACCAGCCTCGATGAATTAGAAAGGATCTCGACGATTCCGAAAAACGACCCTCGAAGCTGCATCGCGTTTGCGCGGAAGTTCGATCGAGACCTTTACAACTGGGAATTTCACCATTTCGTGGAATACAGTCTCGACAAACGTTTGAAACGTCCCCCTTCATCCGCCGATCGCCAACGGATCGTCTTGCAATTGGAAGGCCTGACGGATCGGTATTTGTCATGGGAGTTCGTCTTCTGCCACCGCGATTACCACAGCCGAAACTTGATGCTCCTTTCGAACGGCCCAAAACCGAAGCTCGGCGTGATCGACTTCCAGGACGCGCTGCTGGCCCCTCTCTTTTACGATTTGGCCTCGCTCTTGCGCGATTCATACGTCACGCTCGAACCTAAGCTTCAAGACGACCTGGTAGAGGTTTACCGTCAACGGATGAAAAAGCAGAACCTCATGGGTACCGACTCCCGAGATGCGTTTCGCCGGGCGTTCGATTTCATGGGTCTGCATCGGAATCTCAAGGCCGCCGGGCGCTTCTGCTACATCGATCAGGTGAAGGGAAACCCACGGTACCTCGAAGCGGTCCCGCGATCGCTCGCATACGTCGAAGGAACATTAAAGCGATATCCGGAATTGAAGAAGTTGAGTGAAGTCCTCTTGCCGTATTTGGCGGATTTGAGCCGATCGTGTCCAAAGTAA
- a CDS encoding sugar phosphate nucleotidyltransferase, with translation MSKVTQAMLLAAGLSTRMRPLTNDIPKPLLPFLNRRLLDFTLGYLQKFGIDSVAINVHHGREPFLQAIRDYAGPLRLQPFLEKEKILGTGGGIKNMRPFVTDSTFLVTNCDFLTDADAGKAIDFHRRNSSIATMVLIDDPRSKLYGEVGVDDTGRIVEFPHGKRSDGAKRHGFFSGIHIFDRAIFDWMPDREVFCINRDVYAPLVERKGSVYGFVTPARWYDLGEIASYRQAQEELKTKPLK, from the coding sequence GTGTCCAAAGTAACGCAAGCGATGCTTCTGGCCGCGGGACTTTCCACACGGATGCGGCCGCTCACGAACGACATCCCCAAACCTCTTCTTCCCTTTCTCAATCGACGATTGCTCGATTTCACTCTCGGGTATCTCCAGAAATTCGGTATCGATTCGGTCGCAATCAACGTCCATCACGGCCGCGAGCCCTTCCTTCAAGCCATCCGCGATTACGCGGGGCCTCTTCGACTGCAGCCGTTTCTCGAAAAGGAGAAAATTCTCGGTACCGGCGGCGGCATAAAGAACATGCGTCCGTTCGTGACCGATTCAACGTTCCTCGTCACCAACTGCGACTTTCTCACGGACGCGGATGCGGGAAAGGCGATCGATTTTCATCGGCGGAATTCGTCCATCGCCACAATGGTCCTGATCGACGACCCCCGCTCAAAATTATATGGAGAGGTCGGCGTCGATGATACGGGCCGAATCGTTGAGTTCCCGCACGGGAAACGGAGTGACGGCGCGAAGCGACATGGTTTTTTCTCGGGTATTCATATTTTCGACCGGGCCATTTTCGATTGGATGCCCGACCGGGAGGTCTTCTGCATCAATCGTGACGTGTACGCTCCGCTCGTCGAACGGAAGGGCTCCGTGTACGGATTTGTCACGCCGGCCCGCTGGTACGATCTGGGCGAAATCGCCTCCTACAGGCAAGCGCAGGAAGAACTAAAAACTAAACCGCTGAAATAA
- a CDS encoding PhoH family protein, with protein MQKKYILDTNVLLYDPRAIFKFKDNEVIIPIAVIEEIDHFKKDENETGRNARQLSRFLDELRERGSLAQGVSMDSGGTLRVHLGSDKKTPRLEQLFTKRQADMSILAAALDVKERSNGQPVIFLTKDTNLRIRADALGIVAMDYEPHVIAIDELYKGWRELVWTAGNIEQLVKLGEMPINGFDPHPNELFLVRGDGSCGQSVLARAMTHKGKMKILRDSKRPVWGIHPRNLEQSFALELLLDDSVKLVTLVGKAGTGKTLLAIAAGLQKVGDEQIYHRLLVSRPVFPMGRDLGFLPGDLEEKLLPWMQPIFDNIELLMGTSGKERRRGGNYGYKELLHMGMLAIEPLTYIRGRSIPNQYLLVDEAQNLTPHEIKTIITRSGENTKLVITGDPYQIDNPYVDSSNNGLTYVVERFKDESMAGHVTLAKGERSPLAELASNIL; from the coding sequence ATGCAGAAAAAGTACATTCTCGACACGAACGTCCTTCTCTACGATCCGCGAGCGATTTTTAAGTTTAAGGACAACGAAGTGATTATCCCGATCGCCGTGATCGAGGAGATCGATCACTTCAAGAAGGATGAAAACGAGACCGGGCGAAACGCACGCCAGCTTTCCCGGTTCCTGGACGAACTCCGGGAACGGGGAAGTCTCGCCCAAGGGGTGTCAATGGATTCGGGCGGAACGCTTCGCGTGCATCTGGGAAGCGATAAGAAAACCCCTCGCTTGGAACAACTCTTCACCAAACGACAAGCCGATATGAGCATTCTGGCCGCGGCTTTGGATGTGAAAGAGAGATCGAACGGCCAGCCGGTCATCTTTCTGACAAAAGACACCAATTTGCGGATCCGGGCCGACGCCCTGGGAATCGTGGCGATGGACTATGAACCGCACGTCATTGCGATCGATGAACTCTATAAAGGATGGCGGGAACTCGTTTGGACGGCGGGCAATATCGAGCAACTCGTCAAGCTCGGCGAAATGCCGATCAACGGATTCGACCCTCATCCCAACGAGCTTTTCTTGGTTCGGGGCGACGGATCGTGCGGCCAGTCGGTTTTGGCGCGCGCGATGACTCATAAGGGCAAAATGAAGATTCTTCGCGATTCGAAGCGGCCGGTATGGGGGATCCATCCGCGAAATCTGGAGCAAAGTTTTGCGCTGGAGCTCTTGCTCGACGACAGCGTAAAGCTGGTGACGCTGGTCGGAAAAGCGGGGACCGGAAAAACGCTGCTCGCCATCGCCGCCGGCCTCCAAAAGGTGGGCGATGAGCAGATCTATCATCGCTTGCTCGTTTCGAGGCCGGTCTTTCCGATGGGCCGGGATTTGGGGTTTTTGCCCGGGGACCTGGAAGAGAAACTTCTGCCTTGGATGCAGCCGATTTTCGACAACATCGAGCTCTTGATGGGGACCTCCGGGAAAGAACGGCGTCGAGGAGGCAATTACGGATACAAAGAACTTCTCCACATGGGGATGCTGGCGATTGAGCCGCTGACCTACATCCGCGGCCGATCGATCCCGAACCAATATCTCTTGGTGGACGAGGCGCAGAACCTGACGCCGCATGAAATTAAAACGATCATCACGAGGTCGGGAGAGAACACCAAGCTCGTGATTACCGGGGACCCGTATCAGATCGACAACCCGTACGTGGATTCGTCGAACAACGGCCTGACGTATGTCGTGGAACGATTTAAGGACGAGTCGATGGCCGGCCATGTCACGCTCGCCAAGGGGGAGCGTTCGCCGCTGGCGGAGCTGGCTTCCAACATTTTATAA
- the grxD gene encoding Grx4 family monothiol glutaredoxin, with the protein MSREQEIWNEIDQKVKNTKILLFTKGSKEAPRCGFSAATIECFNNLGVPFETVDVLADPELRPVLQKYGNWPTTPQVYINGKFIGGCDIIRELHASGELKKLVDGAMAG; encoded by the coding sequence ATGAGCCGTGAGCAAGAAATCTGGAATGAAATTGACCAAAAGGTGAAGAACACCAAGATCCTTCTCTTTACGAAGGGGTCCAAAGAGGCGCCGCGATGTGGATTCTCGGCCGCCACGATCGAGTGCTTCAATAATCTAGGCGTACCGTTTGAGACCGTCGACGTTCTCGCCGACCCCGAACTCCGACCCGTTCTTCAGAAGTATGGCAACTGGCCCACGACGCCGCAGGTTTACATTAACGGCAAGTTCATCGGCGGGTGCGATATCATACGAGAGCTTCACGCATCGGGAGAACTCAAGAAACTCGTCGACGGAGCGATGGCCGGTTGA